A segment of the Allosaccharopolyspora coralli genome:
ATCTCAACGGATACAAGATCGCGAGTCCGGCGGTGTGGGCACGGATGCCCGAGGAGGAACTCCTCGCCTTGTTGCGGGGCCACGGCTACGAGCCGTACGTCGTGGCGGGGTCGGACCCGACCGTGATGCACCACCTTTTCGCGGCGACTCTGGACCGTTGTCTCGACGAGATCGCAGGGGTGCAGCGGCGCGCGCGCGAGTCGGGGCGTCCGGATCGGCCACGGTGGCCGATGATCGTGTTACGCAGCCCGAAGGGCTGGACGGCACCTGCGGAGCTCGACGGTGCGCAGTTGGAGGGCAGTACGCGCTCACACCAGGTTCCGATCTCGGATCCCCGCTCGAATCCGGACCACCTCCGGCTGCTGGAGGAGTGGATGCGCGCCTACGATCCGGCGTCGCTGTTCGACGACTCCGGTTCTCCGCGTGCGGTCGTTCGCCGGCACAGTCCGTCCGGGCCGCGCCGGATGAGTGCGAGCCCGCACGCCAACGGCGGCACCTTGCTGCGGCCGTTGCGGTTGCCCGACTTCCGGGACTACGCGGTCGAGGTGGACCCGCCCGGTGCCACGTGGGCAGCGGCGACCCGGAAGCTCGGCGAGTTGCTGCGGGACGTGCTGCGCCTCAACGAGCCGCACCGCAACTTCCGGTTGTTCTCCCCGGACGAGAACAACTCGAACCGGCTGGAGGCGGTGCTGGAGGCGACGCAGCGTACCTGGGTCGGGCCGGTCCACGGCGACGGCGAACGGCTCGACCCGGAGGGACGGCTCATGGAGGTCCTCTCCGAGCACACGTGCCAGGGTTGGCTGGAGGGCTACCTCTTGACCGGGCGTCACGGGATGTTCTCCTGCTACGAGGCGTTCGCGCACATCGTGGACTCGATGGTCAACCAGCACGCGAAGTGGCTGAAGACCAGCGGCGAGCTGGCGTGGCGACGCCCGATCGCCTCGTTGAACTATCTGCTCACCTCGCACGTGTGGCGCCAGGACCACAACGGGTTCACCCACCAGGACCCCGGCTTCATCGACCACGTGATGAACAAGAAGGCCGAACTGGTCCGCGTCTACCTTCCGCCGGACGCGAACACGCTCCTGGTCGTCGCCGACCACTGTTTGCGTAGCCGGAACTCCATCAACGTCGTGGTGGCGGGGAAGAACTCGGAACCGCAGTACCTGGGGATCGACGACGCCCTCGTGCACTGCACCAAGGGTGTCGGAATCTGGGAGTGGGCGAGCAACGACGTGGACCGCGAGCCGGACGTGGTGCTGGCCTGCGCGGGAGACGTACCGACGATGGAGACGCTGGCCGCCGTGTCGATGGTGCGCCGCGAGGTTCCGGAGCTGGCGCTGCGCGTGGTCAACGTCGTCGATCTCATGCGGTTGCAGCACGAGCGCGAGAATCCTCAGGGTCTGGCCGATGTGGACTTCGACGCGGTGTTCACCCGAGACCGCCCGGTGATCTTCGCATATCACGGTTATCCCTGGTTGATCCACCGCTTGGTGTACAAGAGACACAACCACGATCAGTTCCACGTGCACGGCTACCGCGAGGAGGGAACGACCACGACACCGTTCGACATGTGTGTGCTGAACAGGATCGACCGCTTCCACCTGGCGATCGACGTGCTGGACAGGGCGGGCGAGCCGGCCGCGCGGGCCGCGCGCGTGCGGGAGAAGTGGCGGAACAAGCTGATCGAGCACCATCACTACGTACGCAGGCACGGCGAGGACATGCCTGAGG
Coding sequences within it:
- a CDS encoding phosphoketolase family protein, with product MTMQTWPTGTGVAAHLTSDEVDRLHRWWTAANYLSLGQIYLLDNPLLREPLRPEHIKPRLLGHWGTTPGLTFVYAHLNRAIVERDLAMMLVIGPGHGGPAPVAAAWLEGTFSEVYPDVAQDYEGLRRLVAQFSFPGGMPSHAAPETPGSIHEGGELGYSLSHAFGAALDNPHLVVPCVVGDGEAETGPSAASWQSTAFLNPVTDGAVLPILHLNGYKIASPAVWARMPEEELLALLRGHGYEPYVVAGSDPTVMHHLFAATLDRCLDEIAGVQRRARESGRPDRPRWPMIVLRSPKGWTAPAELDGAQLEGSTRSHQVPISDPRSNPDHLRLLEEWMRAYDPASLFDDSGSPRAVVRRHSPSGPRRMSASPHANGGTLLRPLRLPDFRDYAVEVDPPGATWAAATRKLGELLRDVLRLNEPHRNFRLFSPDENNSNRLEAVLEATQRTWVGPVHGDGERLDPEGRLMEVLSEHTCQGWLEGYLLTGRHGMFSCYEAFAHIVDSMVNQHAKWLKTSGELAWRRPIASLNYLLTSHVWRQDHNGFTHQDPGFIDHVMNKKAELVRVYLPPDANTLLVVADHCLRSRNSINVVVAGKNSEPQYLGIDDALVHCTKGVGIWEWASNDVDREPDVVLACAGDVPTMETLAAVSMVRREVPELALRVVNVVDLMRLQHERENPQGLADVDFDAVFTRDRPVIFAYHGYPWLIHRLVYKRHNHDQFHVHGYREEGTTTTPFDMCVLNRIDRFHLAIDVLDRAGEPAARAARVREKWRNKLIEHHHYVRRHGEDMPEAREWEWSG